One genomic window of Quercus lobata isolate SW786 chromosome 9, ValleyOak3.0 Primary Assembly, whole genome shotgun sequence includes the following:
- the LOC115958903 gene encoding putative glycine-rich cell wall structural protein 1, with product MEGGTFGVEALSLLMEIGTTIGGLVQALVAPLLALVASSSPNGGGFGFGFGFGFGSGSSTSIGASRFGFGAGSGGVNGAASVNFNSKFRFGFGFGGSIRYPTDQVRSNGVRDTNVYNGNNHAANGNGAAGSR from the coding sequence ATGGAGGGTGGGACTTTCGGAGTGGAGGCGTTATCTCTCCTGATGGAAATTGGAACTACAATTGGGGGACTGGTTCAGGCTCTGGTGGCACCACTTTTGGCTCTGGTGGCAAGCTCTAGTCCTaatggtggtgggtttgggtttgggtttgggtttgggtttggatCGGGTAGCTCTACTTCAATTGGAGCTAGCAGGTTTGGGTTTGGTGCTGGCAGTGGTGGTGTTAATGGTGCTGCTAGTGTCAATTTTAACAGTAAATtcagatttggatttggatttggtggAAGTATTAGGTACCCAACAGACCAAGTCAGGTCTAATGGGGTTCGTGACACTAACGTTTACAACGGGAACAATCATGCTGCCAATGGCAATGGAGCCGCTGGGAGCCGTTAG
- the LOC115960502 gene encoding small ribosomal subunit protein S13, mitochondrial-like: MFGLCGAVGTVSDIGIRLRQCLVYDYGFECYVGISFVQFHGLHLQCINIGGGEGEIPDNKRLKTTLQHIHGIGRSRACQILSRLNIENNLTRDLTGRELYALREELNNYMVQQEWKNQVKRILIVEGYSVL, encoded by the exons atgtttggtttatgtGGTGCAGTAGGAACAGTTTCTGATATTGGTATTCGACTTCGTCAATGTTTGGTGTACGATTATGGTTTTGAATGTTATGTTGGTATCTCCTTTGTGCAGTTTCATGGTTTACATCTGCAATGCATTAATATCGGAGGAGGAGAGGGAGAGATTCCAGACAACAAGCGTCTGAAGACTACTCTTCAGCACATTCATGGAATTGGCCGCTCCAGAGCATGCCAAATTCTTAGCAGGCTAAACATTGAGAACAATCTTACTAGGGACTTAACAGGAAGAGAACTATATGCTCTCCGCGAGGAACTTAATAATTATATGGTCCAACAAGAATGG AAGAATCAAGTTAAAAGGATATTGATAGTTGAAGGATATTCAGTGCTATAG